Proteins encoded in a region of the Planococcus citri chromosome 1, ihPlaCitr1.1, whole genome shotgun sequence genome:
- the LOC135831625 gene encoding uncharacterized protein LOC135831625 isoform X1: protein MVKKELRPTTATLIKPTILDTKLLGIFDMTTVSREHLVAIKNLVHTTPRCKCRTMTKSHSVECDQKCQTAQNQEKIQKMYKVLNKTYRIRTNVRQKLHNLAEASEIIERPVIVPAPCSTCGRSDQPERFHSHPSRAENQRKCIKSSIEEKKTVQKPVAMKFRSAKTKLEEEKDKETSKNSPSNSKLKVNQSSKLHDSNSVTKKLAEVAPQPPPPSSDKENTPKRKLKIPTRWREAFKKTVQQKKAPSQDEKFKPKEEINKDASEGGYKLDSWNPAPVSGGRKRKVVCYLCSQEFGTAILPAHEAMCIQKYLKQNNESSNTNNVNEPNSNLARSPNMSDDWKLAWEITQASLVPCDYCERKFLPARLEAHQRICASKSTKEPIKNKVTNVGISNQPGILCEHCGKRYGSNSITIHKEQCIKKHRNSANDETNTSRQDNNKENSATRKTSAPLTVICNICGRNFGTKSIAFHEPQCLKKWKLENEKLPAQLQKSPIFKSNVYDSEYNFENGTQDELFWKAHQAQLVPCPKCFRTFYPDRLEIHLRGCKGSPKKKK from the exons atggtcaaaaaggaGCTCAGGCCGACAACCGCTACTTTAATCAAGCCAACTATACTGGACACCAAGTTATTGGGCATTTTCGACATGACCACCGTTTCCAGAGAGCATTTAGTCGCTATTAAAAACTTAGTCCATACCACTCCGAGATGCAAGTGCCGTACGATGACCAAATCACATTCGGTGGAATGCGATCAAAAATGCCAAACTGCACAGAAtcaagaaaaaatccaaaaaatgtacAAAGTTCTCAATAAAACGTACCGGATACGGACAAACGTACGACAAAAGCTGCATAATTTAGCCGAAGCGTCGGAAATAATCGAAAGACCAGTCATCGTGCCTGCTCCTTGTTCCACGTGTGGCAGATCAGATCAGCCGGAAAGATTCCACAGCCATCCGAGTCGAGcagaaaatcaaagaaaatgTATCAAAAGTAGTATCGAGGAAaagaaaactgttcaaaaaccCGTAGCGATGAAATTTCGAAGCGCTAAAACGAAATTGGAGGAGGAGAAGGATAAAGAGACGAGCAAAAACTCGCCCTCGAATTCGAAACTAAAAGTCAATCAGTCGTCTAAACTTCACGATTCAAACTCGGTGACGAAAAAATTGGCGGAAGTGGCGCCGCAGCCACCGCCTCCTTCGAGTGATAAGGAAAATACGCCTAAGAGGAAGTTGAAAATACCGACTAGGTGGAGAGAAGCTTTCAAGAAAACCGTGCAACAGAAGAAAGCACCCagtcaagatgaaaaattcaagccTAAAGAAGAAATTAATAAAGACGCGTCTGAAGGTGGCTACAAATTAGACAGCTGGAATCCGGCTCCGGTGTCTGGAGGACGAAAACGTAAAGTCGTCTGTTATCTGTGCTCCCAAGAATTTGGTACCGCTATTTTACCTGCTCATGAAGCTATGTGCATTCAA aaatatttgaaacaaaataatgagTCGTCTAATACGAACAATGTGAATGAGCCAAACTCGAATCTTGCAAGATCTCCTAATATGAGTGATGATTGGAAACTAGCCTGGGAAATTACCcag gcttccCTAGTTCCTTGCGATTATTGCGAACGTAAATTTCTTCCAGCTCGGTTAGAAGCTCATCAACGAATATGTGCATCAAAATCCACCAAAGAACCTATTAAAAACAAG GTGACCAATGTTGGTATTTCAAATCAACCTGGTATATTGTGTGAACATTGTGGCAAACGCTATGGGAGTAATTCGATCACTATACATAAAGAACAATGTATCAAGAAGCATAGAAATTCGGCCAATGATGAAACAAACACATCCAGACAGGACAATAATAAGGAAAACTCTGCAACTCGCAAAACATCAGCACCGCTTACGGTGATATGTAACATATGCGGTAGAAATTTTGGGACGAAGTCTATCGCATTCCACGAGcctcaatgtttaaaaaaatggaaattggaaaatgaaaaattacccgcGCAACTTCAAAAATCACCCATCTTCAAATCAAACGTTTACGATTCAG agtataattttgaaaacggAACTCAAGACGAGTTATTCTGGAAAGCTCATCAAGCTCAGTTAGTCCCATGTCCGAAATGTTTTCGTACCTTTTATCCTGACAGACTGGAGATTCATCTGAGAGGTTGTAAAGGTTCTccgaagaaaaagaaatga
- the LOC135831625 gene encoding zinc finger protein 474-like isoform X2, producing the protein MVKKELRPTTATLIKPTILDTKLLGIFDMTTVSREHLVAIKNLVHTTPRCKCRTMTKSHSVECDQKCQTAQNQEKIQKMYKVLNKTYRIRTNVRQKLHNLAEASEIIERPVIVPAPCSTCGRSDQPERFHSHPSRAENQRKCIKSSIEEKKTVQKPVAMKFRSAKTKLEEEKDKETSKNSPSNSKLKVNQSSKLHDSNSVTKKLAEVAPQPPPPSSDKENTPKRKLKIPTRWREAFKKTVQQKKAPSQDEKFKPKEEINKDASEGGYKLDSWNPAPVSGGRKRKVVCYLCSQEFGTAILPAHEAMCIQASLVPCDYCERKFLPARLEAHQRICASKSTKEPIKNKVTNVGISNQPGILCEHCGKRYGSNSITIHKEQCIKKHRNSANDETNTSRQDNNKENSATRKTSAPLTVICNICGRNFGTKSIAFHEPQCLKKWKLENEKLPAQLQKSPIFKSNVYDSEYNFENGTQDELFWKAHQAQLVPCPKCFRTFYPDRLEIHLRGCKGSPKKKK; encoded by the exons atggtcaaaaaggaGCTCAGGCCGACAACCGCTACTTTAATCAAGCCAACTATACTGGACACCAAGTTATTGGGCATTTTCGACATGACCACCGTTTCCAGAGAGCATTTAGTCGCTATTAAAAACTTAGTCCATACCACTCCGAGATGCAAGTGCCGTACGATGACCAAATCACATTCGGTGGAATGCGATCAAAAATGCCAAACTGCACAGAAtcaagaaaaaatccaaaaaatgtacAAAGTTCTCAATAAAACGTACCGGATACGGACAAACGTACGACAAAAGCTGCATAATTTAGCCGAAGCGTCGGAAATAATCGAAAGACCAGTCATCGTGCCTGCTCCTTGTTCCACGTGTGGCAGATCAGATCAGCCGGAAAGATTCCACAGCCATCCGAGTCGAGcagaaaatcaaagaaaatgTATCAAAAGTAGTATCGAGGAAaagaaaactgttcaaaaaccCGTAGCGATGAAATTTCGAAGCGCTAAAACGAAATTGGAGGAGGAGAAGGATAAAGAGACGAGCAAAAACTCGCCCTCGAATTCGAAACTAAAAGTCAATCAGTCGTCTAAACTTCACGATTCAAACTCGGTGACGAAAAAATTGGCGGAAGTGGCGCCGCAGCCACCGCCTCCTTCGAGTGATAAGGAAAATACGCCTAAGAGGAAGTTGAAAATACCGACTAGGTGGAGAGAAGCTTTCAAGAAAACCGTGCAACAGAAGAAAGCACCCagtcaagatgaaaaattcaagccTAAAGAAGAAATTAATAAAGACGCGTCTGAAGGTGGCTACAAATTAGACAGCTGGAATCCGGCTCCGGTGTCTGGAGGACGAAAACGTAAAGTCGTCTGTTATCTGTGCTCCCAAGAATTTGGTACCGCTATTTTACCTGCTCATGAAGCTATGTGCATTCAA gcttccCTAGTTCCTTGCGATTATTGCGAACGTAAATTTCTTCCAGCTCGGTTAGAAGCTCATCAACGAATATGTGCATCAAAATCCACCAAAGAACCTATTAAAAACAAG GTGACCAATGTTGGTATTTCAAATCAACCTGGTATATTGTGTGAACATTGTGGCAAACGCTATGGGAGTAATTCGATCACTATACATAAAGAACAATGTATCAAGAAGCATAGAAATTCGGCCAATGATGAAACAAACACATCCAGACAGGACAATAATAAGGAAAACTCTGCAACTCGCAAAACATCAGCACCGCTTACGGTGATATGTAACATATGCGGTAGAAATTTTGGGACGAAGTCTATCGCATTCCACGAGcctcaatgtttaaaaaaatggaaattggaaaatgaaaaattacccgcGCAACTTCAAAAATCACCCATCTTCAAATCAAACGTTTACGATTCAG agtataattttgaaaacggAACTCAAGACGAGTTATTCTGGAAAGCTCATCAAGCTCAGTTAGTCCCATGTCCGAAATGTTTTCGTACCTTTTATCCTGACAGACTGGAGATTCATCTGAGAGGTTGTAAAGGTTCTccgaagaaaaagaaatga